The following DNA comes from Candidatus Thermoplasmatota archaeon.
ATCGCGCCGGCCGTCCTCGGCTTCGCGCTCGGCCTCGCGCTCGCGCTGCGCGCGCCCCCCTCGCCGCTGCCGCTCGTGTTCCTGCTTCCGCCCGCGCTCGCGGCCGTCGTCGCGCTCGTGCTCACGCGCATGAACGCGTCGCTCTTCCCCGCATTGAACGCCGCGCACGCCGCGCTCGTCGAGCGCGGCGCGAGCGTGCGGGCCCACGGACGGTTCGGGCTCGCGATGCCGGCCTTGCGCGCGCGACTCCCCGACGGTCGGCGCGTGACGGTCGCGCGGATGGCCGAGTTCAGCCCGCGCGCGAACCTCGCGCCGCTCGACAACGTGCTGCGTCTCGCTGTCGAGGGTCGCGAGCCCATCGCGCTCCCGCTCGATCCGAAGGGCGCCGCCGTCGTCCTCGGCAAGTGGATCGGGTGATCATTTGCGCAACGGCGAGGCGCGACCCATGCGGCCCGCGACGAGGAGCGCCGCGGCGACGCCGAGGCCCGCCGACATGAGCATCACGCCGGCCTCGGCCTCGGGCGTCTCCCAGAACGTCGGGTAGCGCACCTCTGTCAGCGCCTCCGGGTCCGGGTTGAAGGGGTGGTCGTCGCCCGTTCCGTTGGGGAGCGGCTCGTCGTCCGGCGGCGCCTCGCCGGGGCCCAGGGGCTCGACGTCGACGAGGAGCGCCTGGCGGTAACGGTACGTGACGGTGAGATCCCAGTCGTTGCCCGGATCCGCGACCGGGATGACGCCCCCCACCGTCGAGCCCTTGGCGTCGACGCGGAGGGTCGCGTTCCAGACGCCCGTCGCCCACCGCGAGGGCGGGTGGAGCGCCGCGAGCTTGCGGTACGCCTCGTCCTCGTCCTTCGCGTCGATGACGACGGGGCCGTCGGGTCGCTCGTCGCCGAGGACGCGCAGGGCGATGGAGCCGCGCGCGGCCGCCCCGCCGACCGGGCCATGGGCGGTTCCGCCGGGCTCGCGCGCGGATAGCCGAAGGGTGTCGTTCGCGCCCTCGTCGTCCGTCCAGTTGAGGAAGAACGTGACCGCGACGACGTCCGCGGCGCGGATCTGGAGGTCGAACGAGGACGACGCGCGATCGGCCGTCCAGCCGTGGCGGGGATCGAGGCGTTCGGCGAGGTTCTCGAAGCGGAACGTGTAGCGGTACGCGTCGGCCCCGTCCTCGGCGCCCGGGGCGGCGGGCGGGAGCGCGGCGGCGGCGAGGATGGCCGCGAGGGCGAGGAGCGCGAGACGCAGCATGTTCGAGCGCACGCCCCGCGGTTCGCCCGCCCCGGGTTCCCCGTTGTGGTACAAGGCGAGGGTCGACCGCGCGCGTCGCGTCCGGCCGGCCGTGGGTACGTGCATGGACAGTATGGACGAAGCGTTCCTCGCCGCGTCCCGCCCTGCGAAATCGTCGAGAAAACAGGCGCGCGAGCCCCGGTCGGACGCTTCATATAGGTGGAGTCAATTCGACCCACGCTCGGGAGTCGACGCCATGGCAGGCCCCACCGCATCCGGCGAGATCACGACCCGCGAATCGACGGGCAAGTTCACCCTCCCGTGGTGGGTCCAGCCGACGCTCGTCGTCGGCGTGCTCGGCACCTTCGGCCTCTACGCGTTCTGGGCCGCGCTCCAGGGCGCGCACTACGAACACCACCCGTACCTGTCGCCGCTCTATTCCCCCCTCCTCGCCTCCCCGTTCCCCTGGCTCTCGCCGGCGTTCCTCATCCTCTGGATCCCGCTCGGCTTCCGGGCCTCGTGCTACTACTATCGAAAGGCGTACTACCGCTCGTTCTTCTGGGACCCTCCGGGCTGCTCCATCAAGGACCTCAGCCTGAACTCCATCCCCCACAAGGGCGTCTACCACGGCGAGACCTCGTTCCCGTGGTATCTGAACAACCTCCACCGCTTCTTCCTCTACTTCACGATCGTCGTCGTCGCCTTCCTCTGGTGGGACGCCGTCCTCGCGTTCGACCAGCCGACGGCCGACGGCGGCCACTCGATCGGCGTCGGCGTCGGCACGATCGTGCTGACGCTCAACGCGCTCTTCCTCAGCTTCTACACGTTCGGCTGCCACTCGTTCCGCCATCTCGTCGGCGGGGAGCTGGACTGCTTCACGCGCGACTCGGTCTCGCAGGCCCGCCTGTCGATCTGGAAGCGCGTCACCTCGCTCAACGAGCGCCACCAGCTCTGGGCGTGGGTCTCCCTCTTCAGCGTCTGGTTCGCGGACGTCTACGTCCGCCTGCTCTCGATGGGCATCATCCACGACGTGAGGCTGATCTGATGGATCGTTTCGAC
Coding sequences within:
- a CDS encoding succinate dehydrogenase produces the protein MAGPTASGEITTRESTGKFTLPWWVQPTLVVGVLGTFGLYAFWAALQGAHYEHHPYLSPLYSPLLASPFPWLSPAFLILWIPLGFRASCYYYRKAYYRSFFWDPPGCSIKDLSLNSIPHKGVYHGETSFPWYLNNLHRFFLYFTIVVVAFLWWDAVLAFDQPTADGGHSIGVGVGTIVLTLNALFLSFYTFGCHSFRHLVGGELDCFTRDSVSQARLSIWKRVTSLNERHQLWAWVSLFSVWFADVYVRLLSMGIIHDVRLI